Proteins encoded within one genomic window of Neodiprion fabricii isolate iyNeoFabr1 chromosome 6, iyNeoFabr1.1, whole genome shotgun sequence:
- the LOC124184443 gene encoding 46 kDa FK506-binding nuclear protein-like, whose product MFWGLIIEPNKRYTQTVERSFHVSMASLDTNTGGSYTGVVQVMLHYENRTFLLCTLNKGAALQVPLDLNFQEGTEIAFSSNGSGLVHLTGYLVPEEDDLDDELEEEEEEEDIPQLIGKPSKRKATDSIKQSQNHLKRLKEEGEQQSSDEGDDDDELDEEDDGSDSDELQSALLDAEEEEDEDDDDDDDDDEGDEEEEEEEVVKPSSTTKKQKQQKQQQQQQQPAQKQQNKKQEKQKLLNGKDVKQDQKQQAKQQKKNKLEQQVQASKQEQKKRVIEGGVQIEDLTLGSGPPAKAGKFVSVYYVGRFKNGKKFDSCSQGDGFKFRLGKNEVIQGWDIGIVGMKTGGKRRITIPPALAYGAKGSPPAIPPNSVLVFEVDLRNVH is encoded by the exons ATGTTTTGGG GCTTAATTATAGAGCCGAATAAACGGTACACGCAAACCGTAGAACGGTCGTTTCACGTGTCCATGGCGAGCTTGGACACAAATACTGGAG GCTCGTATACTGGGGTTGTTCAAGTAATGCTTCATTACGAGAATCGGACTTTTCTTTTATGCACACTGAACAAAGGAGCTGCGCTGCAGGTTCCGTTGGATCTCAATTTCCAAGAAGGAACCGAAATAGCCTTTAGTTCCAATGGTAGCGGTCTTGTACATTTGACAGGATATCTAGTACCAGAAGAAGATGACCTAGATGATGAactagaagaagaagaagaagaggaggacaTTCCACAGCTCATTGGTAAACCAAGTAAACGCAAGGCCACAGATTCCATTAAACAATCTCAGAATCATTTGAAACGTCTGAAGGAGGAGGGAGAACAACAGTCTTCTGACGAAggtgatgacgatgatgaacTAGATGAAGAAGATGATGGGAGTGATTCAGATGAACTGCAAAGTGCGCTACTGGACgcggaagaggaggaggatgaagatgatgatgatgatgatgatgacgacgagggggatgaagaggaggaagaggaggaagtaGTCAAACCCTCATCAAccacaaagaaacaaaaacaacaaaagcagcagcagcaacaacaacaaccagCACAAAAACAACAGAATAAAAAGCAAGAAAAGCAGAAATTACTGAACGGCAAAGATGTCAAACAAGATCAGAAACAGCAAGCTAaacaacaaaagaaaaacaaacttgAACAGCAAGTCCAAGCTTCAAAgcaggaacaaaaaaaaagagtaattGAAGGTGGTGTACAAATAGAGGATTTAACACTTGGGTCTGGCCCTCCGGCAAAGGctggaaaatttgtttcagtTTATTATGTAGGACGGtttaaaaatgggaaaaaatttgattcatgCAGTCAGGGAGATGGATTCAAGTTCCGTCTAGGGAAAAATGAAGTCATTCAAGGATGGGATATCGGTATTGTAGGAATGAAGACTGGCGGGAAAAGACGCATTACAATCCCACCAGCTTTGGC ATATGGAGCAAAAGGTTCCCCACCAGCTATTCCACCCAACAGTGTACTTGTGTTTGAAGTTGACCTTAGGAATGTCCACTAG
- the LOC124184445 gene encoding uncharacterized protein LOC124184445, which translates to MVLRCNVKGCRSMSSTDKEHSFFRLPKDPETREKWLKFLGPKNCYGSIRICTDHFDNNQIRKKFPRPLLVQNAVPTIKPNEKSPEKSHSQKSVEGKHTESHLPETAKQNRVSPPRTQMDFRITDNHTASHLPEEAEQNRVSPPRTQMEFQITDNHTESHFLETTEQNRVAPPRTQMEFRITDNHTESHLSETTEQGKVSPSRTQIINMHANNIGQIIISDENRKIIVNIINDPKNPIVTY; encoded by the exons ATGGTGTTACGGTGCAACGTCAAAGGATGCCGAAGCATGTCAAGCACCGATAAAGAACATTCCTTCTTTCGATTACCGAAGGATCCCGAAAC gcgtgaaaaatggttgaaattcCTTGGACCAAAGAATTGCTATGGTAGCATTCGAATCTGTACAGACCATTTTGACAATAACCAGATTAGAAAGAAATTTCCAAGGCCTTTGTTAGTCCAAAACGCTGTACCAACCATTAAACCAAACGAAAAATCGCCCGAAAAATCACATAGTCAGAAATCTGTTGAAG GCAAACATACAGAGTCGCATTTGCCAGAAACTGCAAAACAGAACAGAGTATCGCCCCCACGAACACAGATGGACTTCCGAATTACAGATAATCATACAGCATCGCATTTGCCAGAAGAAGCAGAACAGAACAGAGTATCACCCCCACGAACACAGATGGAATTCCAAATTACAGATAATCATACAGAATCGCATTTTCTGGAAACAACAGAACAGAACAGAGTAGCACCCCCACGGACGCAGATGGAATTCCGAATTACAGATAATCATACAGAGTCGCATTTGTCAGAAACAACAGAACAGGGCAAAGTATCACCCTCACGAacacaaataatcaatatgCACGCCAATAACATAGGTCAGATAATAATCTCCGATGAAAAcaggaaaataattgtaaatattatcaatGATCCAAAAAACCCAATAGTTACATATTAG